In Zingiber officinale cultivar Zhangliang chromosome 8B, Zo_v1.1, whole genome shotgun sequence, a single genomic region encodes these proteins:
- the LOC122016427 gene encoding TPD1 protein homolog 1-like, with protein sequence MASVLQLIFAVLLLHIFAEIVASQPCDLTSIQVQQNNTGAKVGYDPVFEVEVKNLCRCSVASVFLRSEGFASSKLVDPKLFRREGNDYLVNDGKSIQSSLSVKFSYAWDRAFRMSAESFQIQKNCK encoded by the coding sequence ATGGCTTCCGTCCTCCAGCTTATCTTTGCTGTGTTACTGCTTCATATATTTGCAGAAATCGTTGCGAGTCAGCCATGCGACCTCACCAGCATTCAGGTGCAGCAGAACAACACAGGGGCCAAGGTCGGGTACGATCCAGTGTTTGAGGTGGAGGTGAAGAACTTGTGCCGCTGCAGCGTCGCGAGCGTGTTCCTGCGATCGGAGGGTTTCGCGAGCTCCAAGCTAGTCGACCCCAAGCTGTTTCGCCGAGAGGGGAACGACTACCTCGTCAACGACGGGAAGAGCATCCAAAGCTCACTCTCTGTCAAGTTCAGCTACGCATGGGACAGGGCCTTCAGGATGTCTGCTGAAAGCTTCCAAATTCAAAAGAATTGCAAATGA